A DNA window from Zonotrichia albicollis isolate bZonAlb1 chromosome 2, bZonAlb1.hap1, whole genome shotgun sequence contains the following coding sequences:
- the XK gene encoding endoplasmic reticulum membrane adapter protein XK codes for MRGSSPSTAGEPSPAPSPARVQPRPGSRATQDPSAVRIEPRPGSSAEPQRPRASGEPGAPSAGDWAPVQGGGRGRAARAWVAAAMKFPGSVVVSLVLFMSETVAALCLSAGYHDTGNRMWQTLTLLFALFPCALVQLSLVFIHRDVSRDRPLVLLLHLLQLGPLVRCVEALYIYFHAGRVEDPYVSITKKRQLPKDGHSEEVEKEVGQTEGKLLTHRSAFSRVSVIQAFLGSAPQLTLQLYISVLQQEVTVARSVFMVLSLLSIVYGALRCNILAIKIKYDDYNVRVKPAAYLCIFMWRSFEIATRVTVLVLFGSVLQIWVFVVVLLNFLGFFLYPWILFWLSKSPFPENIEKELSRLGTTIVLCLLTFLYAGINMFCWSAAQVELSDPDLISKSQNWYRMTVYYIVRLMENAFLLLMWYIYRTDFYLYVCAPMLFLQLLIGYCMGIFFMLVFYQFCHPCKKLFSSSVTEALLSCFKILYLICQHQKSSLLTGNVVIKSPENTDEARGSSKTIDSQNRNIHQSVSSNA; via the exons ATGAGGGGGAGCTCCCCGAGCACGGCCGGGGAACCTTCccccgctcccagcccagccagggtgCAGCCCCGGCCAGGATCCAGGGCCACGCAGGATCCAAGCGCGGTCAGGATCGAGCCCCGGCCCGGATCCAGCGCCGAGCCGCAGAGGCCGCGGGCCAGCGGCGAGCCCGGCGCTCCCTCTGCCGGGGACTGGGCCCCGGTGCAAGGCGGCGGCCGCGGCAGGGCGGCCCGGGCTTGGGTGGCCGCCGCGATGAAATTCCCGGGCTCCGTCGTCGTCTCCCTCGTCCTCTTCATGTCCGAGACGGTGGCCGCGCTGTGCCTGAGCGCGGGCTACCACGACACGGGGAACCGCATGTGGCAGACGCTGACGCTACTCTTCGCCCTCTTTCCCTGCGCGCTGGTGCAGCTCAGCCTGGTCTTCATCCACCGCGACGTGAGCCGCGACCGCccgctggtgctgctgctgcacctgctgcagctggggccGCTCGTCAG GTGTGTGGAAGCCCTTTACATTTACTTCCATGCTGGCAGAGTTGAAGATCCCTATGTGAGCATCAccaagaagaggcagctgcccAAGGATGGGCACTCAGAAGAAGTGGAGAAGGAGGTGGGACAGACTGAGggcaagctgctcacacacaGGTCTGCCTTCAGCAGGGTCTCTGTCATCCAGGCCTTCCTGGGCTCAGCGCCCCAGCTCACGCTCCAGCTCTACAtctctgtcctgcagcaggaggtCACCGTGGCCAGAA GTGTTTTTATGGTGCTCTCTCTCCTCTCGATCGTTTATGGCGCCTTACGCTGCAACATCCTGGCCATTAAGATAAAGTACGACGATTACAATGTCCGTGTGAAACCTGCCGCCTACCTCTGCATATTCATGTGGAGGAGCTTTGAGATCGCCACACGAGTCACGGTGCTGGTGCTTTTCGGTTCAGTCCTTCAAATCTGGGTTTTTGTCGTCGTGCTGCTGAATTTCTTAGGGTTCTTCCTCTACCCCTGGATTCTCTTCTGGCTTAGCAAGTCGCCATTTCCTGAGAATATAGAGAAGGAATTGAGCAGGTTGGGCACTACCATCGTCCTGTGCCTTCTCACGTTCCTGTACGCCGGCATTAACATGTTCTGCTGGTCGGCAGCGCAGGTGGAGCTCAGCGACCCCGACCTGATCAGCAAATCGCAGAACTGGTACCGCATGACCGTGTACTACATCGTGCGGCTGATGGAGAATGCCTTCCTCCTGCTCATGTGGTACATCTACAGAACTGACTTCTACCTCTATGTCTGTGCCCCtatgctgttcctgcagctcctgataGGTTACTGCATGGGCATCTTCTTCATGTTGGTGTTCTACCAGTTCTGTCACCCGTGCAAAAAACTTTTCTCCTCCAGCGTTACTGAAGCTTTGTTGTCGTGTTTCAAGATTCTCTACTTAATTTGCCAGCATCAAAAATCCTCTCTACTGACAGGCAACGTGGTGATAAAATCTCCTGAAAACACTGATGAGGCACGGGGCAGTAGCAAGACGATAGATTCCCAAAACAGGAATATCCATCAAAGTGTTTCTTCCAATGCCTAG